The following proteins are encoded in a genomic region of Zea mays cultivar B73 chromosome 9, Zm-B73-REFERENCE-NAM-5.0, whole genome shotgun sequence:
- the LOC118473335 gene encoding NADH-ubiquinone oxidoreductase chain 5-like — MLMLVTGDNFLQLFLGWEGVGLASYLLIHFWFTRLQADKAAIKAMLVNRVGDFGLALGIFGCFTLFQTVDFSTIFACASAPRNEWIFCNMRFNAITLICILLFIGAVGKSAQIGLHTWLPDAMEGPTPVSALIHAATMVTAGVFMIARCSPLFEYSPTALIVITFAGAMTSFLAATTGILQNDLKRVIAYSTCSQLGYMIFACGISNYSVSVFHLMNHAFFKALLFLSAGSVIHAMSDEQDMRKMGGLASSFPLTYAMMLMGSLSLIGFPFLTGFYSKDVILELAYTKYTISGNFAFWLGSVSVLFTSYYSFRLLFLTFLVPTNSFGRDRLRCHDAPIPMAIPLILLALGSLFVGYLAKV; from the coding sequence ATGCTAATGTTGGTGACTGGAGATAACTTTCTTCAATTATTCCTGGGATGGGAGGGAGTAGGTCTTGCTTCATATTTGTTAATTCATTTCTGGTTTACACGACTTCAGGCGGATAAAGCAGCTATAAAAGCTATGCTTGTCAATCGAGTAGGTGATTTTGGATTAGCTCTTGGGATTTTTGGTTGTTTTACTCTCTTTCAAACAGTAGACTTTTCAACCATTTTTGCTTGTGCTAGTGCTCCCAGAAATGAATGGATTTTTTGCAATATGAGATTTAATGCCATAACTCTGATTTGTATTTTACTTTTTATTGGTGCAGTTGGGAAATCTGCACAGATAGGATTGCATACTTGGTTACCCGATGCAATGGAGGGTCCCACTCCAGTATCTGCTTTGATTCATGCAGCTACTATGGTCACTGCTGGCGTTTTCATGATAGCAAGGTGCTCCCCTTTATTTGAATACTCACCTACGGCTTTGATTGTTATTACTTTTGCGGGAGCTATGACGTCATTCCTTGCGGCAACCACTGGAATATTACAGAACGATCTAAAGAGGGTCATAGCTTATTCAACTTGCAGTCAATTAGGCTATATGATCTTTGCTTGCGGCATCTCTAACTATTCGGTTAGCGTCTTTCACTTAATGAATCACGCGTTTTTCAAAGCATTACTCTTCCTGAGTGCGGGTTCGGTGATTCATGCCATGTCGGATGAGCAAGATATGCGGAAGATGGGGGGGCTTGCCTCCTCCTTTCCTTTGACCTATGCCATGATGCTCATGGGCAGCTTATCTCTTATTGGATTTCCTTTTCTAACTGGATTTTATTCCAAAGATGTGATCTTAGAGCTCGCTTACACAAAGTATACCATCAGTGGGAACTTTGCTTTCTGGTTGGGAAGTGTCTCTGTCCTTTTCACTTCTTATTACTCCTTTCGTTTACTATTTCTAACATTTCTAGTACCAACTAATTCATTCGGGCGAGACAGATTACGATGTCATGATGCGCCCATTCCTATGGCCATTCCTTTAATACTTTTGGCTCTCGGGAGTCTCTTTGTAGGATACTTGGCCAAAGTGTGA